From a region of the Drosophila virilis strain 15010-1051.87 chromosome 3, Dvir_AGI_RSII-ME, whole genome shotgun sequence genome:
- the LOC6622467 gene encoding putative phosphatidate phosphatase, translating to MCGNPNTRLLSRLIIDFLLLLCVYCVALVVLPQQLVTVHRGFHCSDASLRYPYRQPWLTKVHLTMAVVALPAAFILVVELLRAAFVPSSAELKQRFVFVGTRIPSFISECYKIIGVYLFGLGLALLVIRVTKFSTGRLRPYFFDVCQPSWGEAEAKESCELLSPRNASRYIDDYSCTEFAASLELLALVRHSFPSGFVATTSYAMCFLVYYAQARLFAPWLRVLRSTLQLACGAMAMLVCLERISTYQNHLSDVAAGLALGVLLASFMAVFVAHLFRQVRVKRRQWPRNEQIYGYAGYYNRATYGY from the coding sequence ATGTGCGGCAATCCGAACACCCGACTGCTCTCGCGGCTTATCATAgactttctgctgctgctgtgtgtcTACTGCGTCGCGCTAGTGgtgctgccgcagcagctggTGACAGTCCATCGCGGATTCCACTGCAGTGATGCCAGCCTACGGTATCCGTATCGCCAGCCCTGGCTGACCAAGGTGCACCTGACCATGGCGGTGGTGGCGCTGCCAGCAGCTTTCATTCTCGTCGTGGAGTTGCTGAGAGCTGCCTTTGTGCCCAGCTCTGCAGAGCTGAAGCAGCGATTTGTCTTCGTCGGAACACGCATTCCAAGTTTTATCAGCGAGTGCTACAAGATCATTGGCGTTTATCTGTTCGGATTGGGCCTGGCACTGTTGGTCATCAGAGTCACCAAGTTCTCGACTGGCCGCCTGCGTCCGTATTTCTTTGATGTGTGTCAGCCCAGCTGGGGTGAGGCTGAAGCCAAGGAGAGCTGCGAGTTGCTCTCGCCGCGCAATGCTTCCCGCTACATCGATGATTACAGCTGCACCGAGTTTGCTGCTTCGCTGGAGCTGCTCGCACTGGTGCGTCACTCGTTTCCCAGCGGCTTTGTGGCCACCACAAGCTACGCCATGTGCTTCCTAGTCTACTATGCTCAGGCTCGACTTTTTGCGCCCTGGCTGCGAGTGCTGCGTTCAACGCTGCAGCTGGCCTGCGGTGCGATGGCCATGCTAGTGTGTCTGGAGCGCATCTCCACCTACCAAAACCATTTGTCGGATGTAGCCGCTGGCTTGGCTTTGGGCGTTCTGCTGGCCTCATTCATGGCTGTCTTTGTGGCGCATCTGTTCAGGCAGGTGCGAGTTAAGCGCCGCCAGTGGCCAAGAAATGAGCAGATCTACGGCTATGCGGGCTACTATAATCGGGCCACATATGGCTATTAA
- the LOC6622470 gene encoding putative phosphatidate phosphatase, protein MSKYTKLARGICDLLLWAALTAASLLLYKLVRPFRRGFFCGDESLGYPLRESTIGSALLIGVTLAVPTSVIIVVELFKQLPAGAGGRDLAARDKRDGCRLVHRLAQLYKQAGYYLFGLAMLTFTTILTKLCIGRLRPHFYAVCQPMLPDGSTCQDAQNEGRYIDTYTCSNANVTDFLFQQLNQSFPSGHASMMMYSMLYLAIYLQAALSTRISKLLKHLLQFLFVMFGWYVSLTRITDYWHHWSDVLAGVLFGVVFAWLTSVYVADLFAFRRWNRTGYSANTLKKAQVSPKNSTKSQSNAAAVSVAGNGVPPALPAYTFGTLPYLAAHPAQAQYAQTYHNYGYVP, encoded by the coding sequence ATGTCCAAGTACACAAAGCTGGCCCGCGGAATATGCGATCTACTGCTCTGGGCAGCCCTCACAGCGGCCAGCCTGCTGCTCTACAAGCTGGTGCGACCCTTCAGGCGCGGATTCTTTTGCGGCGATGAGTCACTGGGCTATCCACTGAGGGAGAGCACAATCGGAAGTGCGTTGCTCATCGGAGTGACGCTGGCGGTGCCCACGTCCGTGATCATTGTTGTCGAGCTGTTTAAGCAGTTGCCCGCTGGTGCTGGCGGCCGGGATTTGGCGGCACGGGACAAGCGGGACGGTTGCCGTTTGGTGCATCGGCTGGCGCAGCTGTACAAGCAGGCCGGATACTATCTGTTTGGGCTGGCCATGCTGACGTTCACCACGATACTGACCAAGCTGTGCATTGGACGTCTGCGTCCGCATTTCTATGCTGTATGTCAGCCGATGCTGCCAGATGGCTCCACCTGCCAGGATGCACAAAACGAGGGACGTTATATTGACACCTACACCTGCAGCAATGCCAATGTGACGGACTTTCTGTTCCAGCAGCTAAACCAGTCCTTTCCCAGTGGGCACGCCAGCATGATGATGTACTCGATGCTCTACCTGGCCATCTACCTGCAGGCGGCGCTCAGCACACGCATCTCGAAGCTGCTGAAGCATCTACTGCAGTTTCTGTTCGTCATGTTCGGCTGGTATGTGTCCCTGACCAGGATAACCGACTACTGGCATCATTGGTCCGACGTCTTGGCCGGCGTGCTGTTCGGCGTGGTCTTTGCTTGGCTAACCAGCGTCTATGTGGCCGATCTGTTTGCCTTCAGGCGCTGGAATCGTACTGGCTACTCGGCCAATACGCTGAAGAAGGCCCAGGTCTCCCCGAAGAACTCTACCAAATCCCAATCCAATGCCGCAGCGGTGTCAGTGGCTGGCAACGGAGTTCCACCCGCACTGCCCGCCTACACATTTGGCACGCTGCCCTATCTGGCGGCGCATCCGGCTCAAGCGCAGTATGCCCAAACTTATCACAACTATGGCTACGTTCCCTGA
- the LOC6622153 gene encoding putative phosphatidate phosphatase, translated as MSFDLRLNWLSIYRGHLRLLLDVVLLGMLLVLGANVKNLWGPTTKRGFFCDDETLMYPYQENTVSPTVLHWMSLYLPLMALLILETSRCWRTAGVGWQKFWPVYNTLRWFVFGHAAETLIKDMGKQVIGRLRPHFFEVCRPQLFDGGFCADDAHRQGGVYHMTYTCQPELSGATAEMLRDVHVSFPSGHSSMAFYGLVFMALHLQRIRWPLPGSLVRPSCQLLCVGFASFVGLSRVMDYKHHWSDVVAGSLLGASIAFAVVRAAGQEQQLLLKSMQQHANTMEPQAAAVAKAGAGDEVGPGAEQLPHDLCQVTFHSSN; from the coding sequence ATGAGCTTCGATCTAAGGCTTAACTGGCTCTCCATATATCGGGGGCACCTGCGCCTGTTGCTAGATGTGGTGTTGTTGGGCATGCTGCTCGTCCTGGGCGCGAACGTCAAAAACCTGTGGGGGCCTACAACAAAACGTGGATTCTTCTGTGACGATGAGACATTAATGTATCCCTACCAGGAGAACACCGTGTCGCCCACCGTGCTCCATTGGATGAGCTTGTATTTGCCGCTGATGGCGTTGCTAATCCTGGAGACGAGTCGATGCTGGCGAACAGCAGGCGTGGgctggcaaaagttttggCCTGTGTACAATACTCTACGCTGGTTCGTGTTTGGTCATGCTGCGGAGACCCTGATCAAGGATATGGGCAAGCAAGTAATAGGCAGGCTGCGTCCTCATTTCTTTGAGGTTTGCCGGCCACAGCTGTTCGATGGAGGCTTCTGTGCGGATGATGCTCATCGGCAGGGCGGCGTCTACCACATGACTTACACCTGCCAACCGGAACTGTCGGGCGCCACAGCGGAGATGCTGCGCGATGTGCACGTCTCCTTTCCCAGTGGCCACTCGAGCATGGCCTTCTATGGGCTTGTGTTCATGGCGCTCCACTTGCAGCGCATCCGCTGGCCGTTGCCTGGCAGTTTAGTGCGTCCATCGTGCCAGCTGCTCTGTGTCGGGTTCGCCTCATTTGTCGGACTGAGCCGTGTCATGGATTACAAACACCATTGGTCGGATGTTGTGGCCGGCTCGCTGCTGGGCGCCTCCATTGCCTTTGCGGTCGTTCGTGCGGCGGGGCAGGAGCAGCAATTGCTtctaaaaagtatgcaacaacaTGCAAATACAATGGAACCCcaagcagctgctgtcgcAAAAGCTGGAGCTGGTGATGAAGTGGGCCCAGGAGCGGAACAGCTGCCACATGATTTGTGTCAAGTTACATTCCACAGCTCTAATTAG
- the LOC6622441 gene encoding putative phosphatidate phosphatase produces the protein MRDAANENSTAPAAPTDREIRRASAAQRRVARRLLIELLIIVVLTIPICIFEFAVEPARRGFFCDDESIRYPFSDNTVTPVMLGLLTGALPLIIFVVVEYVHALRSGELSSTVELLGWQMSTWYVELGRQLTYFGFGLLLTFDATEVGKYTIGRLRPHFIAVCQPQLNDGTLCTDPVNLHRYVENYECAGEGYTIADVRQTRLSFPSGHSSIAFYALLYVALYLQRKLTWRSSNFTRHFLQFVLIMLAWYTALSRVMDSWHHWSDVLVGSLIGVTGALITARYIAKFFQSPFSDVPLGGGLRREDTSATLQDEVCSSTPPPYCVNSSYNEDQYCTKV, from the coding sequence ATGCGCGACGCCGCCAATGAAAATAGCACAGCTCCCGCCGCCCCGACGGACAGAGAAATACGGCGTGCCTCCGCCGCCCAGCGCCGAGTGGCGCGCCGCCTGCTCATCGAGCTGCTGATCATAGTGGTGCTAACCATACCCATCTGCATCTTTGAGTTCGCCGTGGAGCCGGCGCGGCGAGGCTTCTTCTGCGACGATGAGAGCATTCGGTATCCGTTCAGTGACAACACTGTCACGCCCGTGATGTTGGGCCTGCTGACCGGCGCTCTGCCGCTCATAATCTTTGTTGTGGTCGAGTATGTGCACGCTCTGCGCTCCGGTGAGCTGTCGTCGACGGTGGAACTACTCGGCTGGCAGATGTCAACCTGGTATGTGGAGCTGGGCCGTCAGTTGACTTATTTTGGCTTCGGTCTGCTGCTGACTTTTGATGCCACCGAAGTGGGCAAGTACACGATTGGACGCCTGCGGCCCCATTTCATTGCTGTGTGCCAGCCGCAGCTGAACGACGGCACACTATGCACCGATCCGGTCAATCTGCATCGCTATGTGGAGAACTATGAGTGCGCCGGGGAGGGCTATACCATTGCGGATGTGCGGCAGACGCGCCTTAGCTTCCCCAGCGGCCACTCCAGCATCGCCTTCTACGCGCTCCTCTACGTGGCGCTCTATCTGCAACGCAAGCTGACTTGGCGCAGCTCCAACTTTACGCGCCACTTTCTGCAGTTTGTGCTCATCATGCTGGCATGGTACACTGCGCTGAGCCGCGTCATGGACAGCTGGCATCACTGGTCGGATGTGCTCGTCGGCTCGCTGATAGGCGTGACCGGAGCCTTGATAACCGCCCGCTACATAGCCAAGTTTTTTCAATCGCCGTTCAGCGACGTCCCTCTGGGCGGTGGACTGAGGAGGGAGGACACCTCGGCCACGCTGCAGGATGAGGTGTGCTCCAGCACGCCACCCCCCTACTGTGTTAATAGCAGCTACAACGAAGATCAGTATTGTACCAAAGTTTAG
- the laza gene encoding putative phosphatidate phosphatase — MRTFKRGFFCSDLSLRYPYHECTITVPMLLVMMLLLPMLFICVVEIMRSCRHLRMRQYLRNLWRAQATFSFGFIATFLTTELAKHVVGRLRPHFYNACQPRLPDGTGCADTQNAEIYMQQFYCSNRNLSAQQIRELHVSFPSAHSSLSFYSMCLLAFYVHSVWQGRGSMRVMRHILQFLLLMAAWYISLSRVADYWHHWSDVLAGALLGVVYATITAIYVGDLLHARPHASSPVALGYMCAPTSCSGCHHRHHHLHHQLLAENNNSTSSTKVHFLAAAAVAASSTTTALDCGPHNVDDHDDDEADDVDSYKPPTSRPPTPPPAGTGPPELPLAACLPNVV; from the coding sequence ATGCGCACATTCAAACGCGGCTTCTTCTGCTCGGATCTGTCCCTACGCTACCCGTACCACGAGTGCACCATCACGGTGCCCATGCTGCTggtgatgatgctgctgctgcccatgCTCTTCATCTGCGTCGTGGAAATAATGCGGAGCTGTCGGCATTTGCGCATGCGGCAATATTTGCGGAATCTGTGGCGCGCGCAGGCAACGTTCAGCTTTGGCTTCATCGCCACCTTCTTGACCACGGAGCTGGCCAAGCATGTGGTGGGTCGACTGCGTCCGCATTTTTACAATGCCTGCCAGCCGCGGCTGCCGGATGGCACCGGTTGTGCGGACACCCAAAATGCGGAAATCTACATGCAGCAGTTTTACTGCAGCAATCGTAACCTCTCCGCTCAACAAATACGCGAGCTGCACGTGAGCTTTCCCAGCGCGCACAGCAGCCTTAGTTTCTACTCCATGTGCCTGTTGGCGTTCTATGTGCACAGCGTGTGgcaggggcgtggcagcatGCGCGTCATGCGGCACATTCTCCAGTTCCTGCTGCTCATGGCCGCCTGGTACATCTCGCTGAGCCGTGTCGCCGACTACTGGCACCACTGGTCGGACGTGCTGGCGGGCGCTTTGCTGGGCGTTGTCTATGCCACAATCACGGCTATTTATGTGGGCGATCTGTTGCATGCGCGGCCCCACGCGTCCAGCCCAGTTGCGCTGGGCTACATGTGCGCACCTACCAGCTGCAGCGGTTGCCACCATCGCCACCATCATCTACACCATCAGCTTCTGGCCGAGAATAATAATTCGACGTCTTCAACAAAGGTGCATTTtctggctgcggctgcggttGCGGCCTCATCCACCACAACTGCACTGGACTGTGGACCCCACAACGTTGACGATCACGATGACGACGAGGCCGACGACGTCGATAGCTACAAGCCGCCCACATCACGTCCCCCAACGCCACCGCCTGCTGGAACTGGGCCGCCAGAGCTGCCACTTGCCGCATGCTTGCCAAATGTGGTCTAA